The following are encoded in a window of Primulina eburnea isolate SZY01 chromosome 4, ASM2296580v1, whole genome shotgun sequence genomic DNA:
- the LOC140830724 gene encoding uncharacterized protein: MGTEVLRPQNLLGERFRVPPAPFHRRRNFSGNGNLTNLIVNRKPNNGAGYKKTSPKPEKKRFNPATEAKKSNSAETRRKDDVTDGGGPMMGPVKLLKRGESLDSLTSKIKGGSFNVSYQDLKPVDDLAVCGTGRIGPDSPGMMPKQIRLQPSTDGYAGSAFSMSPSPRSLPLPSFFKKHVKYGEVKLFDDSATRDLRRLLRLD; this comes from the coding sequence ATGGGAACGGAGGTTTTGCGGCCGCAGAATTTGTTGGGTGAAAGATTCCGGGTTCCTCCGGCGCCGTTTCATCGTCGGAGAAATTTTTCTGGGAACGGGAATCTGACGAATTTGATTGTTAATCGGAAGCCGAATAACGGCGCCGGTTACAAGAAGACTTCTCCGAAGCCGGAGAAGAAAAGGTTCAACCCGGCTACAGAAGCGAAGAAATCGAATTCAGCAGAGACACGGAGGAAAGATGATGTCACCGACGGCGGCGGTCCCATGATGGGGCCGGTGAAGCTTCTGAAAAGGGGCGAATCGTTGGATTCCCTCACTTCTAAGATCAAAGGAGGAAGCTTTAACGTAAGTTATCAGGATCTGAAACCGGTCGACGATCTGGCAGTTTGCGGGACCGGTCGGATTGGGCCGGATTCGCCGGGGATGATGCCGAAGCAGATCCGTCTGCAGCCATCCACTGACGGGTACGCGGGATCAGCCTTTTCCATGTCTCCTTCACCTAGATCTCTACCTCTACCATCGTTCTTCAAGAAGCACGTAAAATATGGTGAAGTCAAACTGTTCGATGATTCGGCTACAAGAGATTTGAGGCGTTTACTTCGTCTCGATTGA